The following DNA comes from Streptomyces sp. NBC_00690.
ACAGCGCTCACCCCGTGAGATCCGGCATTGACCACGAACACGACCCCTGGAGACCTTCATGGGACGTTATGTGCTCCGGCGTCTGCTACAGATGATCCCGGTCTTCTTCGGTGCGACGCTGTTGATCTTCCTCATGGTCAATGTGATGGGCGACCCCATCGCCGGACTCTGCGGCCAACGCCAGTGCGACCCCGCGACCGCCGCCCAACTCCGCAAGGAGTTCGGCCTCGACAAGCCCGTCTGGCAGCAGTACCTGACCTATATGGGGCACGTCTTCACCGGCGACTTCGGCACCGCCTTCAACGGCCAGCCCGTCACCGAGTTGATGGCTTCCGCCTTCCCGGTCACCATCCGGCTCACCATCGTCGCCATCTTCTTCGAGATCGTCATCGGGATCACCCTCGGTGTCCTCACCGGGCTGCGCAGGGGACGCCCCATCGACACCACGGTCCTGCTGCTGACCCTCGTCGTCATCTCCGTCCCCACCTTCGTCACCGGCCTGCTCCTGCAACTCCTCCTCGGTGTGGAGTGGGGCATCATCAAGCCCGCCGTGTCACCCGAGGCGCCCTTCAACGAACTGCTGATCCCCGGCCTGGTGCTCGCCTCCGTATCGCTGGCGTACGTCACCCGACTCACCCGGACCTCCATCGCCGAGAACGCCCGCTCCGACTACGTCCGCACCGCCAAGGCCAAGGGACTGCCCAGACGCCGGGTCATCACCCGCCATCTGCTGCGCAACTCCCTGATCCCCGTGGTCACCTTCATCGGCACCGACATCGGCGCACTGATGGGCGGAGCGATCGTCACCGAGCGCATCTTCAACATCCACGGCGTCGGCTACCAGCTCTACCAGGGCATCGTCCGCCAGAACACCCAGACCGTCGTCGGCTTCGTGACCGTCCTGGTGCTGGTGTTCCTGCTGGCGAACCTCATCGTGGACCTGCTCTACGCCGTACTCGACCCAAGGATCCGCTATGCCTGAGCCGCGGTACGACGACGACGGAGCCATCGCATCCACCGGTGCCGGCGGTGCGATGGACCTCGCCACCAGCGAGGGCGCGACGCTGGAGAAGGCCCCCGGCGGCCCGCTCGGCACCGGCCCCACCGGCAAACCGCGCAGCCTGTGGTCCGACGCCTGGCGCGATCTGCGACGCAACCCCGTCTTCATCCTCTCGGGCCTCTTCATCATCTTCCTGGTGATCATCTCGATCTGGCCCTCGCTGATCGCCTCCGGCAACCCCCTCCAATGCGACCTCGCCAAGGCCCAGGAGGGCTCCCAGCCCGGCTACCCCTTCGGCTTCAACGGCCAGGGCTGCGACGTCTACACCCGGGTGGTCTACGGCGCCCGAACCTCGGTCACCGTCGGTGTCTGCGCCACCCTCGGTGTCGCCCTGCTCGGCTCCGTACTCGGTGGACTCGCCGGGTTCTTCGGCGGCGGCTGGGACGGAATCCTGTCCCGGCTCACCGACATCTTCTTCGGCATTCCCGTCATCCTCGGCGGCCTGGTGCTGCTCTCCGTCGTCAGCTCGACCACTGTCTGGCCGGTCGTCGGCTTCATGGTGCTCCTGGGTTGGCCGCAGATCTCCCGCATCGCCCGTGGATCGGTGATCACCGCCAAGCAGAACGACTACGTCCAGGCCGCCCGGGCTCTCGGCGCCTCCAACTCCCGCCTCCTGCTCCGGCACATCGCCCCCAATGCCGTGGCGCCCGTCATCGTCGTCGCCACCATCGCGCTGGGCACCTTCATCTCACTGGAGGCCACGCTGTCCTACCTCGGCGCAGGGCTCAAGCCGCCCACCGTCTCCTGGGGCATCGACATCTCCTCGGCCTCCCCCTACATCCGCAACGCCCCGCACATGTTGCTCTGGCCGGCCGGCGCGCTGGCGATCACCGTGCTCGCGTTCATCATGCTCGGCGACGCGGTGCGCGACGCCCTCGACCCGAAGCTGCGCTGAGGAGCCCGCCATGAGCACCGACTCCCTGCTGGACGTACGCGACCTCCAGGTCGAGTTCCACACCCGCGACGGGGTGGCCAAGGCGGTCAACGGCGTCAGCTACACCGTCCACGAGGGCCGGACGCTCGCCGTACTCGGCGAATCCGGCTCCGGGAAGTCCGTCACCGCCCAAGCCATCATGGGCATCCTCGACACCCCACCGGGAAAGATCACCGGCGGCCAGATCCTCTTCCGCGGCCGGGACCTGCTCACGCTCAAGGAGGAGGAGCGACGGAAGATCCGCGGCTCGGAGATGGCCATGATCTTCCAGGACGCCCTCTCCTCACTGAACCCGGTGATCAACGTCGGTGATCAACTCGCCGAGATGTTCATCGTCCATCGAGGGATGTCCAAGAAGGACGCCCGGGCCAAGGCGATCGAACTCATGGAGCGGGTCGGCATCCCCGCCGCCAAGGAGCGCGTACGGCAGTACCCGCACCAGTTCTCCGGCGGCATGCGCCAACGCATCATGATCGCGATGGCGCTGGCCCTGGAACCGGCCCTGATCATCGCCGACGAGCCCACCACCGCCCTCGACGTCACCGTGCAGGCACAGGTGATGGACCTCCTCGCCAAGCTGCAGAGCGAACTCAACATGGGCCTGATCCTGATCACCCATGACCTCGGTGTCGTCGCCGATGTCGCCGACCGGATCGCCGTGATGTACGCGGGCCGGATCGTGGAGACCGCACCCGTCCACGACATCTACCAGGCACCCGCCCACCCCTACACCAGAGGACTCCTCCGGTCGATCCCGCGGCTGGACCAGAAGGGCCAGGAGCTCTACGCGATCAAGGGGCTGCCACCGAACCTGATGAACATCCCACCGGGCTGCGCCTTCAACCCGCGCTGCCCCCTGGCCCAGGACATCTGCCGCACCGACGAACCACCGCTGTACGAGGTCTCCCGGGAGCGTGCCAGCGCCTGCCACTTCTGGCAGCGCACACTGGAAGGAGAGGAGGCGGCAGCCGATGACTGAGGCGATCCTCGAAGTCCGTGACCTGGCCAAGCACTATCCGCTGACCCAGGGCATCCTCTTCAAGAAGCAGGTGGGCGCGGTCCGGGCGGTGGACGGCGTCGACCTCGACCTCATCACCGGGGAGACGCTCGGCATCGTGGGCGAATCCGGGTGCGGCAAGTCCACGCTCGCCAAGATGATCGTCCATCTGGAACAGCCGACCGCCGGCACGATCCGCTACAAGGGCGAGGACATCACCAAGCTCTCCGGGCGGGCCCTGAAGGCGGTCCGACGCAATATCCAGATGGTGTTCCAGGACCCGTACACCTCGCTGAACCCGCGGATGACGGTCGGCGACATCATCGGCGAGCCGTACGACATCCACCCCGAGGTCGCCCCCCGGGGAGATCGGCGCCGACGCGTGCAGGACCTGCTCGACGTGGTGGGCCTCAACCCCGAGTACATCAACCGCTACCCGCACCAGTTCAGCGGCGGGCAGCGCCAGCGCATCGGCATTGCACGCGGACTCGCACTCCAACCGGAGATCATCGTCGCCGACGAACCCGTCTCCGCGCTCGACGTATCCGTCCAGGCGCAGGTCATCAATCTGCTCTCCGGCCTCCAGGACGAGTTCAACCTCAGCCTGGTGTTCATCTCCCACGACCTCTCCATCGTCCGCCACATCTCGGACCGGGTGGGCGTGATGTACCTGGGGCGGGTGGTGGAACTCGGACGGGACGAGGAGATCTACGAACACCCCACCCACCCCTACACCCAGGCCCTGCTGTCGGCAGTCCCCGTCCCCGACCCCCAGGCGCGCGAGTCCCGTGAGCGGATCCTCCTCGGCGGGGACGTGCCCTCACCGGCGAACATCCCGTCCGGCTGCCGCTTCCGCACCCGCTGCTGGAAGGCACAGGAACGCTGTGCCCTCGAAGTGCCGCTGCTGGCCGTGCCGGCCGTCTTCCGACTCGGGGAGGGCCCGGCGAAGCATCCGTCGGCCTGTCACTTCGCCGAGGAGAAACACGTGGTGCCGACGGCCGAGTGAAACGCGCGCCCCCTGCATCGGTTTAACGCGCGGGCAATGCGCCCGTCGCGGTCCCGATATACGGACGGTGCAGTCTCGGGCGGGTACGGCCGTGCGGGTGCCGTAGATCGGCCGGGGGTTCCTCAACGGCCCCCGGCCGATCGTCCGGACGCAGTCTTGCCCGTGCGCCGGGCACGGCGGCACGATCTCAGGGTGACGCTCACCTCAGGAGCCAGGAGAACCGGCGCGGCGCTCTGCATCGCCCTCGCACTGATCGAGGGCGGTTGGATCGTCCGCGACCTGACCGCGATCCCATCCCCACTCGACCTGTGGAACTCCTGGATCGGCCGGCTCCATGTCATGTCGACCACGACCACCCTGGAGACCCCGCTTCTGCTGCTGGTCCACGTCACCGTCCTCGTGGGCGTCGTCCGGCGTCGGACCACCGCTGGTGCGCTGGTCGTAGCCGGGTTGGCGACCCTGGTGGTCCGGCTGCCGGGACTGTGGGTGCTCACCTCGCCCTGGATGGATCTGCGCGCCACCGATGAACTGAGGATGCGGGCCGTCTACACGTCCCTGGCGGCCCTCGGGCTGGGCGTGGGCCTGCTGATCACCGCCGCCGCGGGGAGAAGCGCCGCCACCCACCCGACGCAGCGGGCTCCGCTGCTGACCTCGCTGCTGCTCGGGGTCGCCGCCGGCGTGCTCGCGGGCTGGGAGATCCGTTGGTTCCTACGGTCCCCCGACGGCGAAGCCCTCGATCGGTTCACCGGGAGCGAGACGGCGCTGCTGCCGCTCCTGGCCGCCCCGCCCGGCTGGCTTGCGGTCCTCACCGCAACGCTCGCGCTCGGGGCGACACTTGCGGCGGTGCGTCCGCTGGGCCTGGTGGCGGCGGCGCTGTTGGCCGCTGCGGGCGTCCGTCAGCTGGGCGGCTTGCTCCGTGACGGGGTCGCGGTGCGGCTGAAGGAGTTATCCGTGGAGGAGCAACTCCTGATGGCTTCCTGGGGCTTCGAGGCCACGGCGGGCGCGGTGGTCCTGGTGCTGTTGGCGCGACCCGAGCCGGTCCGACCGGCCTTCCGCGAGAGCCCCCCGGCGATCGGTCCGCCACCGCCGTCCGCCCCGCCGCCGGGGTGGTGAGGGAGCCGTCGACACACGGTTCACCGACCGGTGCCCGTGTCCCGTGCTGGAACGACGACGCCGGGGGCGCCTTGCGGCACCCCCGGCGTGACATCGAGGGCGAGGAAAGCGGAGGGACTAATTCAGAGTGAGTGAGAAGGAAGTCCGTCCATGGCCTCGCCGAACCCAACGCTAGCAGTCAGCCCGGGATCAGGGCACGCAGGTTTTCCGGGGTGATGACCAGGGAGTCCGGGTGCAGTCCGTCCGGGCGCTCCAGGCCGATGTACGTGACCGGCCCGTCCGGAACCGTCGTCCCGTCCCACAGCGCGGTGCCCGTCGCGCCCTCCTCCATCAGCTCGATGAGGTACCGGACGGTGAGGTAGTCCCGCTCGACGACGCCGCGCACCAGCGTCGCGACCGACACCCGGTTCTCCTCGACCCGGTTCCAGGCCGGATTGCCCCGGAGGTACAGATGGAGCCACTTGGCCCGCCAGCGGCCGTCGTTCCCGCGCACGAACGCCAGCGGTAGCGCGACGCGGCCCGGACCTCGCAACTCCGACTTCATGCGCACGGTCCGCGGCTCGAAGGGACGTCCCCTCTGCTCGGCATCGCGCAGCATGAATCCGAAGATCGACTCCTCGGCCTCTTCGAAGCCCTCCCCCGAGAAGATGTTGACCTGCGGAACGATGAAGGTCCCTCGCACGGCGTCCAGACGCAGATTGATGAACTCCGATGCGCCGTCGGGTGCGTTCGTGATGTCACCCGAGTGTTCGCCCTCCACCGAGGTGAGGGCGGTGTACGACAGCCAGACGACGGTCTCGTACGAGGCGTTCAGCATCAGTGCCGAAAGGTCGTAGTCCGTCGAGCGCTCGGTCTGCTTCCAGTGGACGAAGAACCTCAGCAGGTCGCCGTCGACGGGGGAGAGGGAGCCTCGGGGCAGCACACCCAGACCGGCGGTCGTCGCCTTGCCGCTGAGCGGGAGCGCGACGTCGAGGATGTCCGGATCGATCAGCAACCGCCCCGGCACCGGGAGCCGGCGGCGCATCTCGGTGTCCAGGGCGGCGATCAGACGCATGCGCTCCGCCTCCGGTACGGGTGGACGCACATCGTCGGTGACCTGGGCACGGCCGAGGCGATTGACGAAGACACGGCGCTCATCTGACTCGCGCGCACGGTTGTGGAGGTGCTCGCGGACCGAGAGCAGGACCCTCGCGGAGACCCGGGGGGCGACCTGCTCGGCCGCGGCCACGACGGCATCGCGCTCATCCTGAGTGAGGCACGTGCGCAGCAGGCGGTCGAGGGAGCGGAACAGCTTGCCCGGCGCGGCGGTCAGCAGTCGTGCGGCGCCGGTGATGTCGTGCGTTCGCAACAGCGCCTCGACGCGGCTGTCGAAGGAGGGCGCCTTCAACTCGCCCCGGGCCACCGCGAACACCTCGGCGGCACGGGGCCAGCGCGGGAACTCATGCGGATGGAGGCGTTCGCCCAGCCG
Coding sequences within:
- a CDS encoding ABC transporter ATP-binding protein; this translates as MSTDSLLDVRDLQVEFHTRDGVAKAVNGVSYTVHEGRTLAVLGESGSGKSVTAQAIMGILDTPPGKITGGQILFRGRDLLTLKEEERRKIRGSEMAMIFQDALSSLNPVINVGDQLAEMFIVHRGMSKKDARAKAIELMERVGIPAAKERVRQYPHQFSGGMRQRIMIAMALALEPALIIADEPTTALDVTVQAQVMDLLAKLQSELNMGLILITHDLGVVADVADRIAVMYAGRIVETAPVHDIYQAPAHPYTRGLLRSIPRLDQKGQELYAIKGLPPNLMNIPPGCAFNPRCPLAQDICRTDEPPLYEVSRERASACHFWQRTLEGEEAAADD
- a CDS encoding ABC transporter ATP-binding protein is translated as MTEAILEVRDLAKHYPLTQGILFKKQVGAVRAVDGVDLDLITGETLGIVGESGCGKSTLAKMIVHLEQPTAGTIRYKGEDITKLSGRALKAVRRNIQMVFQDPYTSLNPRMTVGDIIGEPYDIHPEVAPRGDRRRRVQDLLDVVGLNPEYINRYPHQFSGGQRQRIGIARGLALQPEIIVADEPVSALDVSVQAQVINLLSGLQDEFNLSLVFISHDLSIVRHISDRVGVMYLGRVVELGRDEEIYEHPTHPYTQALLSAVPVPDPQARESRERILLGGDVPSPANIPSGCRFRTRCWKAQERCALEVPLLAVPAVFRLGEGPAKHPSACHFAEEKHVVPTAE
- a CDS encoding ABC transporter permease encodes the protein MPEPRYDDDGAIASTGAGGAMDLATSEGATLEKAPGGPLGTGPTGKPRSLWSDAWRDLRRNPVFILSGLFIIFLVIISIWPSLIASGNPLQCDLAKAQEGSQPGYPFGFNGQGCDVYTRVVYGARTSVTVGVCATLGVALLGSVLGGLAGFFGGGWDGILSRLTDIFFGIPVILGGLVLLSVVSSTTVWPVVGFMVLLGWPQISRIARGSVITAKQNDYVQAARALGASNSRLLLRHIAPNAVAPVIVVATIALGTFISLEATLSYLGAGLKPPTVSWGIDISSASPYIRNAPHMLLWPAGALAITVLAFIMLGDAVRDALDPKLR
- a CDS encoding ABC transporter permease, with the translated sequence MGRYVLRRLLQMIPVFFGATLLIFLMVNVMGDPIAGLCGQRQCDPATAAQLRKEFGLDKPVWQQYLTYMGHVFTGDFGTAFNGQPVTELMASAFPVTIRLTIVAIFFEIVIGITLGVLTGLRRGRPIDTTVLLLTLVVISVPTFVTGLLLQLLLGVEWGIIKPAVSPEAPFNELLIPGLVLASVSLAYVTRLTRTSIAENARSDYVRTAKAKGLPRRRVITRHLLRNSLIPVVTFIGTDIGALMGGAIVTERIFNIHGVGYQLYQGIVRQNTQTVVGFVTVLVLVFLLANLIVDLLYAVLDPRIRYA